In the genome of Globicephala melas chromosome 3, mGloMel1.2, whole genome shotgun sequence, one region contains:
- the BASP1 gene encoding brain acid soluble protein 1: MGGKLSKKKKGYNVNDEKAKDKDKKAEGAGTEEEGTPKENETQAAAETAEVKDGKEEKPEKDAQDAANKPEDKEGEKDTEAAKEDAPKAEPEQMEGAEGKPEPPKDVAQEPVAAAAPAAGGDAPRASEPEAAEPAAPSKDDKSKEGGEPTKTEASAAPAAQETKSDGAPASDSKPSSTEAAPSSKETPAATEAPSSTPKAQAPAAPADEVKPAETPAANSDQTVAVKE, encoded by the coding sequence ATGGGAGGCAAGCTGAGCAAGAAGAAGAAGGGGTACAATGTGAATGATGAGAAGGCCAAGGACAAAGACAAGAAGGCAGAAGGAGCCGGGACGGAAGAGGAGGGAACCCCGAAGGAGAATGAGACCCAGGCGGCTGCGGAGACCGCAGAGGTGAAGGACGGCAAGGAGGAGAAGCCAGAGAAGGATGCCCAGGACGCTGCCAACAAGCCCGAAGACAAGGAAGGCGAGAAAGACACAGAGGCGGCCAAGGAAGACGCCCCGAAGGCAGAGCCCGAGCAGATGGAGGGAGCCGAGGGGAAGCCCGAGCCCCCGAAGGATGTTGCGCAGGAGCCGGTGGCCGCCGCGGCCCCCGCTGCAGGCGGCGACGCCCCCAGAGCTTCGGAGCCCGAGGCGGCGGAGCCCGCGGCCCCCAGCAAGGATGACAAGAGCAAGGAGGGTGGGGAACCCACAAAGACTGAGGCTTCCGCAGCGCCTGCCGCGCAGGAGACGAAAAGTGACGGGGCCCCAGCTTCAGACTCAAAACCCAGCAGCACTGAGGCTGCCCCATCCTCCAAGGAGACCCCGGCAGCCACGGAAGCACCCAGTTCCACGCCCAAGGCCCAGGCCCCCGCAGCCCCCGCAGACGAGGTCAAACCCGCCGAGACCCCGGCAGCTAATTCTGATCAAACCGTAGCAGTGAAAGAGTAA